A region from the Deinococcus arcticus genome encodes:
- the pdhA gene encoding pyruvate dehydrogenase (acetyl-transferring) E1 component subunit alpha, whose translation MTPPKSAPTQPEASETDLGYQAAQAAYDAAQQDTNMVQIVAPDGSVVRPDLLPAPDIRLALYRQMRRARHFDERGWVLYRQGRLGVFPPFGGMEASQVGTAAALTKNDWLFPTYRDTGAALTLGLPIARTLAYWRTSPHGWHMPADLKVLPFYIPIATQYPQAVGAALAERRKGTRNVAMAFIGDGGSSEGDFHEALNFAGALNAPCVFILQNNGWAISVPTRTQTRATDLSRRADGYGIPGVRVDGNDALATYHVTAEAVDRARRGEGPTLIETVTYRVKPHTVADDPSRYRTEAELEGWDAKDPVLRLRTHLLQEGLMTEASEAELLAEIAAEFEAALQEADSYPDPTPAEILDHVFAEPTPQLRQQRAQILAEEQQ comes from the coding sequence ATGACCCCACCCAAATCTGCCCCCACCCAGCCGGAAGCCAGCGAGACGGACCTCGGCTATCAGGCCGCGCAGGCCGCCTACGACGCCGCGCAGCAGGACACCAACATGGTGCAAATCGTGGCGCCCGACGGTTCGGTCGTTCGCCCCGATCTGCTGCCCGCCCCCGACATCCGGCTGGCGCTGTACCGCCAGATGCGCCGCGCCCGCCACTTCGATGAACGCGGCTGGGTGCTGTACCGCCAGGGCCGCCTGGGCGTGTTTCCGCCGTTTGGCGGCATGGAAGCCAGCCAGGTGGGCACCGCCGCCGCGCTGACCAAGAACGACTGGCTGTTTCCCACCTACCGCGACACGGGCGCGGCCCTGACCCTGGGCCTGCCGATTGCCCGCACCCTGGCCTACTGGCGCACCAGCCCGCACGGCTGGCACATGCCCGCCGACCTGAAGGTGCTGCCCTTTTACATTCCCATTGCCACCCAGTACCCGCAGGCGGTGGGCGCGGCCCTGGCCGAACGCCGCAAGGGCACGCGCAACGTGGCGATGGCCTTTATCGGTGACGGGGGAAGCAGCGAGGGCGACTTCCACGAGGCCCTGAACTTTGCAGGCGCCCTGAACGCCCCGTGCGTGTTCATCCTGCAAAACAACGGCTGGGCCATCTCGGTGCCCACCCGCACCCAGACCAGGGCCACGGACCTTTCACGCCGCGCCGACGGCTACGGCATTCCCGGCGTGCGTGTGGACGGCAACGACGCCCTGGCGACCTACCACGTGACCGCCGAGGCCGTGGACCGTGCCCGCCGGGGCGAAGGCCCCACCCTGATTGAAACCGTGACCTACCGCGTCAAGCCGCACACGGTGGCCGACGACCCCAGCCGCTACCGCACCGAGGCCGAACTGGAAGGCTGGGACGCCAAGGACCCGGTGCTGCGGCTGCGCACCCATCTGCTGCAGGAGGGCCTGATGACCGAGGCCAGCGAGGCCGAGCTGCTGGCCGAGATTGCCGCCGAGTTCGAGGCCGCGCTGCAGGAGGCCGACAGCTACCCGGACCCCACACCCGCCGAGATTCTGGATCACGTGTTTGCCGAACCCACCCCGCAGCTGAGACAGCAGCGCGCGCAGATCCTCGCGGAGGAACAGCAGT